One window from the genome of Bicyclus anynana chromosome 25, ilBicAnyn1.1, whole genome shotgun sequence encodes:
- the LOC112051753 gene encoding uncharacterized protein LOC112051753, protein MPLPFNKTLDLTLMKLVEENPIIYNSKHPKYLDFDTREVIWQKIGDILNRPAQVAKHRWINIRDMMRRKIRDRQRNPGHRSYRYKYETELSFMLPYYKESSQNSNDEYSDFFDDSACDVDLPTVFVDPTEQLTRQDVKPNITYKKHEDYNETRNEFQELNPTDPIDVFLITIGSTLRKFSPYHLNQAKSKIFQVVQDYELQQIVDKDQPTSSDTLR, encoded by the exons ATGCCGTTGCCCTTTAACAAGACTTTAGATTTGACATTAATGAAATTAGTTGAAGAAAACCCCATAATTTACAACTCGAAACACCCTAAATACTTAGATTTTGATACCAGAGAGGTTATTTGGCAGAAGATCGGCGATATTTTGAACCGACCAG CCCAAGTGGCAAAACATCGATGGATAAACATACGGGACATGATGCGGCGCAAGATAAGAGACCGCCAACGCAACCCCGGCCACCGCAGTTACAGGTACAAGTACGAGACGGAGTTGTCCTTCATGCTGCCGTACTACAAGGAATCCTCGCAGAACTCTAACGACGAATACAGTGACTTCTTCGACGACAG CGCTTGCGATGTTGACCTACCGACAGTGTTCGTCGACCCAACAGAGCAGCTCACACGACAGGACGTCAAACCCAACATAACATACAAGAAACACGAAGATTACAACGAAACCAGGAACGAATTCCAGGAATTGAACCCAACGGACCCTATTGAtgtgtttttaataacaataggTTCAACTCTGAGGAAGTTCAGTCCGTATCACTTGAACCAGGCGAAGAGTAAGATATTTCAAGTGGTTCAAGATTACGAGTTGCAGCAAATAGTTGATAAGGACCAGCCAACCAGTAGTGATACTTTGAGATAG
- the LOC112051752 gene encoding uncharacterized protein LOC112051752, whose amino-acid sequence MKKTMMFHEKLDIKLIRLVKDNPVLYDHNHVKYMDFNSREVAWQKIGDELKRSAADCKVRWINIRDVYRRILRKSLEIGARQKCYKYENEIAFLRPFYKDVTLPIEEFESDDRSNNGNEDCGDIGIPDSENSDECDRKPKLTMPKTSKKKRKKRYSEVVVDPVSTPSFSEVTVPTEFDASDPVDAFLISIGATLKTFSPYHLNLAKSKIFSVVQEHDLQQIVQKDQQSEGTPHDIKITTTEAIYMQ is encoded by the exons atgaaaaaaacaatgATGTTCCACGAGAAATTAGACATCAAACTGATACGCCTGGTGAAGGACAACCCCGTATTGTACGACCACAATCATGTTAAATACATGGACTTCAACTCCAGGGAAGTGGCGTGGCAGAAGATCGGCGACGAACTCAAAAGATCGG CTGCTGATTGTAAAGTGAGATGGATCAATATCAGAGACGTATACAGGCGCATACTAAGAAAAAGCTTAGAAATAGGCGCGCGACAGAAATGTTacaaatatgaaaatgaaatcgcATTCCTAAGGCCCTTCTACAAAGACGTTACCCTCCCAATCGAAGAGTTCGAGTCTGATGATAGAAGTAACAACGGAAACGAGGATTGTGGAGATATAGGTATCCCTGATAGTGAAAACTCTGATGAGTGTGACAGGAAACCGAAACTAACCATGCCCAAAACATCGAAAAAGAAGAGGAAAAAGAGATATTCAGAAGTAGTCGTCGATCCAGTGAGTACTCCGTCGTTTTCTGAAGTAACAGTCCCCACAGAGTTTGACGCTTCAGATCCGGTTGACGCCTTTTTAATAAGTATCGGTGCGACTTTGAAAACGTTTTCGCCGTATCATTTGAATTTGGCGAAGAGTAAGATATTTTCGGTCGTTCAGGAACATGATCTACAACAAATAGTTCAAAAGGATCAACAGAGTGAGGGCACGCCACATGATATTAAAATTACCACAACAGAGGCTATTTATATGCAATAA